A genomic stretch from Deinococcus radiotolerans includes:
- a CDS encoding AHH domain-containing protein, which translates to MFKERKQAPPGAAQASPAKAESKLPPARPPQVAVQARRTVHRRARPALGGHVQAFAAAQRQATRLLKPPAVKVAALSQGQAAAPNPPGQVRAREVRLPPPARLNVLPVPKATTVARVPQGTQFAALPVSRERVRAAGVPYTHVKRKLAAQRRASSALARAFVGRSARQVGIVRAQGQTAQRAVQAAAARAGAQVDAAAAAQGRVLRAGVAAQKARVLSRAASVRAGLSARRAAALAALPQATQAARAKVQESYAQALQGARTDANTQKQAVRAEYTRMTPAYLAAGEEVGAEARSRAEAQAAAYESHVTGQDDSLLDGPLTDNRWKARAGAARDVGAAYAPGFREQAQEEAGHLTGPGGGLEKDLKNIDLALRDTERLLREHLTASTRRLSARETQARAQATQAYAGLSAALQTRLAATLRGLDGVQGAQLAAIAAQAGAQRGALDTQAQRASASIGRSLTGLASGLERQLHAFDAQVRRAPAPDPKALAATLNRAQAGIAGGVRRAQLAARQGTTQVTASLSRGAAQAGQALGGVARAGVTQAGGQAAGFDQSMQGLLTQALATFRALTQAHARGAQQDSQLTGRTLSSLEQGLSTLYARALAGLPEELRATLPPLREGLRGNFPQEDAAIRENAEKAAAQVQPRWKGWVKIALMIAVIIVVAVVAGPAVIGAVGAMAGALGAGAAAGAVGAVVGGALVGAASGAVIQMANNAVDNIGMDARFQKSLFEGVGKAALIGAVGGALGGAGGLIAGKLGAAGLLGSGLTQKAGTFAVGTTFDLGGNVVGDVMNGASLGDALKNLSNPETLMMLAIGTGVGAAATRLPGRAGQLQSRAHAAGERVGSAAGDRVNHLTGNPHGTVPTRVNPQLPAETPGRISGHTQGRTTVELSPHAAPRDAALHDQYARQARQENSPLNRVADRVRSLLGSGAPVRPGTRRWELGVEAAKHQDMANWRFQEAGRLPKTSPQRQRLLQEAHDLQRLAQEYEQAAARADGQTLIDESVIEGRRKLYANHPEIEGLLGKPFDAAALPDRYVTFEVEGGRKVVGRLNADGTFDMKAAILLVRPDGTVQVNPSNRITYDYIQKYQLDPGARTDIDFGLDGHTIHHLIPDKVSTSNPLCVKAMELIGYSPDRMTNYHEMPMQNLYRLLDGQEVGHWSHHSQYDAEVVIPALQDAQNTLVADFGPMHTWTEQHPRIAEIRAALRHELTGIEAALKQRIMDGNVPMTTENTAGNKGRIR; encoded by the coding sequence ATGTTCAAGGAACGCAAGCAGGCCCCCCCGGGGGCGGCGCAGGCGAGTCCGGCGAAGGCCGAGTCGAAGCTGCCGCCCGCGCGGCCGCCCCAGGTGGCGGTGCAGGCCCGCCGGACGGTGCACCGCCGCGCGCGCCCCGCGCTGGGCGGGCACGTGCAGGCGTTCGCGGCGGCGCAGCGGCAGGCGACGCGACTGCTCAAGCCTCCGGCAGTGAAGGTGGCGGCCCTCTCGCAGGGGCAGGCGGCGGCGCCGAACCCGCCCGGGCAGGTCCGGGCGCGTGAGGTGCGGCTCCCGCCGCCCGCCCGGCTGAACGTGCTGCCTGTCCCGAAAGCGACGACTGTGGCGCGCGTGCCGCAGGGCACGCAGTTCGCGGCGCTACCGGTCAGCCGGGAGCGGGTGCGGGCGGCGGGCGTGCCGTACACGCACGTGAAGAGGAAACTGGCGGCGCAGCGGCGGGCGTCGAGTGCGCTGGCTCGGGCGTTCGTGGGGCGCAGCGCGCGGCAGGTGGGGATCGTGCGGGCGCAGGGGCAGACGGCGCAGCGGGCGGTGCAGGCGGCGGCGGCGCGGGCCGGCGCGCAGGTGGACGCCGCAGCGGCCGCGCAGGGGCGCGTCCTGCGGGCCGGGGTGGCCGCGCAGAAGGCGCGGGTCCTGAGCCGCGCCGCGTCCGTGCGCGCGGGCCTGAGTGCCCGGCGGGCAGCGGCCCTGGCCGCCCTGCCCCAGGCCACACAGGCCGCCCGGGCGAAGGTGCAGGAGAGCTACGCGCAGGCGCTTCAGGGGGCGCGGACGGACGCGAACACCCAGAAGCAGGCGGTGCGGGCCGAGTACACCCGCATGACGCCCGCGTACCTGGCCGCCGGGGAGGAGGTCGGGGCGGAGGCCCGCTCGCGCGCCGAGGCGCAGGCCGCCGCGTACGAGTCGCACGTGACCGGGCAGGATGACAGCCTGCTCGACGGGCCGCTGACCGACAACCGCTGGAAGGCCCGAGCGGGCGCGGCGCGGGATGTGGGCGCGGCGTACGCGCCGGGTTTCCGTGAGCAGGCGCAGGAGGAGGCGGGGCACCTCACCGGTCCGGGCGGCGGGCTAGAGAAGGACCTGAAGAACATCGACCTGGCGCTGCGGGACACCGAGCGGCTGCTGCGCGAGCACCTGACGGCCAGCACGCGCCGCCTCTCGGCGCGCGAGACGCAGGCGCGGGCGCAGGCCACGCAGGCGTACGCGGGCCTGAGCGCCGCGCTCCAGACCCGGCTGGCAGCGACCTTACGCGGCCTGGACGGTGTGCAGGGCGCGCAGCTGGCCGCCATCGCCGCGCAGGCGGGCGCGCAGCGGGGGGCGCTGGATACCCAGGCGCAGCGGGCGTCGGCGTCCATCGGGCGGAGTCTCACGGGTCTCGCCAGCGGGCTGGAGCGGCAGCTGCACGCGTTCGACGCGCAGGTGCGCCGCGCGCCCGCCCCGGACCCAAAGGCGTTGGCGGCCACCCTGAACCGTGCCCAGGCGGGGATCGCGGGCGGCGTGCGGCGCGCGCAGCTGGCCGCGCGGCAGGGCACGACGCAGGTCACGGCGTCCCTCAGCCGGGGCGCGGCTCAGGCCGGGCAGGCGCTGGGGGGCGTGGCCCGCGCCGGGGTCACGCAGGCCGGGGGGCAGGCGGCGGGGTTCGATCAGAGCATGCAGGGCCTGCTCACGCAGGCGCTCGCGACCTTCAGGGCGCTGACGCAGGCGCACGCGCGGGGTGCGCAGCAGGACTCGCAGCTCACCGGCAGGACCCTGAGCAGCCTGGAACAGGGCCTGTCGACGCTGTACGCCAGGGCCCTGGCTGGCCTGCCGGAGGAGCTGCGCGCCACCCTGCCGCCGCTGCGTGAGGGGTTGCGTGGGAACTTCCCGCAGGAGGACGCCGCCATCCGCGAGAACGCCGAGAAGGCGGCCGCGCAGGTGCAGCCCCGCTGGAAGGGCTGGGTGAAGATCGCCCTGATGATCGCCGTGATCATCGTCGTGGCGGTCGTGGCGGGCCCAGCCGTGATCGGCGCGGTTGGGGCCATGGCGGGCGCACTGGGCGCCGGCGCCGCGGCCGGGGCGGTCGGCGCCGTGGTGGGCGGCGCGCTGGTCGGCGCGGCCAGCGGGGCCGTCATCCAGATGGCGAACAACGCCGTGGACAACATCGGGATGGACGCCAGATTCCAGAAGAGTCTCTTCGAGGGGGTAGGGAAGGCCGCCCTGATCGGCGCGGTGGGCGGCGCCCTGGGCGGCGCGGGCGGCCTGATCGCCGGGAAGCTGGGCGCGGCGGGCCTGCTCGGCAGCGGCCTGACCCAGAAGGCCGGGACGTTCGCGGTCGGGACCACCTTCGACCTGGGCGGCAACGTCGTGGGGGACGTCATGAACGGCGCGTCCCTGGGGGACGCCCTGAAGAACCTCAGCAACCCCGAGACGCTGATGATGCTGGCCATCGGCACCGGCGTCGGCGCGGCCGCCACCCGCCTCCCGGGCCGCGCCGGGCAGCTCCAGAGCCGCGCGCACGCGGCCGGCGAGCGGGTGGGCAGCGCGGCAGGTGACCGCGTGAACCACCTGACCGGCAACCCTCACGGCACGGTCCCCACCCGCGTCAATCCTCAGCTCCCCGCGGAGACGCCCGGGCGCATCTCCGGGCACACCCAGGGCCGCACGACCGTGGAACTCAGCCCGCACGCCGCGCCGCGGGACGCCGCCCTGCACGATCAGTACGCGCGGCAGGCCCGGCAGGAGAACAGTCCGCTCAACCGCGTGGCGGACAGGGTCCGGTCGCTGCTCGGCAGCGGCGCGCCCGTCCGGCCCGGCACGCGCCGCTGGGAGCTGGGCGTGGAGGCCGCCAAGCATCAGGACATGGCGAACTGGCGGTTCCAGGAGGCCGGGCGCCTCCCGAAGACGTCCCCGCAGCGCCAGCGGCTGTTGCAGGAAGCGCACGACCTCCAGCGGCTGGCGCAGGAGTACGAGCAGGCCGCCGCGCGGGCCGACGGGCAGACCCTCATCGATGAGAGCGTCATCGAGGGCCGCAGGAAGCTGTACGCCAACCACCCGGAAATCGAGGGGCTGCTGGGCAAACCTTTCGACGCCGCGGCGCTCCCGGACCGGTACGTGACGTTCGAGGTCGAGGGAGGCCGCAAGGTGGTGGGCCGCCTCAACGCGGACGGCACCTTCGACATGAAAGCCGCCATTCTCCTCGTCCGCCCGGACGGCACCGTGCAGGTCAACCCCAGCAACCGCATCACGTACGACTACATCCAGAAGTACCAGCTGGACCCTGGCGCGCGCACCGACATCGACTTCGGGCTGGACGGGCACACGATCCACCACCTGATCCCTGACAAGGTGAGCACCTCCAACCCGCTGTGCGTGAAGGCCATGGAACTCATCGGGTACAGCCCCGACCGCATGACCAACTACCACGAGATGCCCATGCAGAACCTCTACCGCCTCCTGGACGGGCAGGAGGTCGGGCACTGGTCCCACCACAGCCAGTACGATGCGGAAGTCGTCATTCCGGCCCTTCAGGACGCGCAGAACACCCTCGTGGCGGACTTCGGGCCCATGCACACCTGGACTGAGCAGCACCCCCGCATCGCGGAGATCCGCGCGGCGCTGCGGCACGAACTGACCGGTATTGAAGCGGCACTCAAGCAGCGGATCATGGACGGGAACGTCCCCATGACGACCGAGAACACCGCAGGCAACAAAGGACGCATCCGATGA
- a CDS encoding response regulator encodes MGGMAYTILVADDEPAIRTMLEVILSADGHDIVAVPDGKLALDYLKDHTPDAMLLDVKMPFMDGFEICSRVKRIKRLRDSPVLLLTGFDDDQTRDHAKLVGADDIVYKPLSGKNLRGRVSQLIEARRR; translated from the coding sequence ATGGGCGGCATGGCGTATACCATTCTCGTCGCGGACGACGAACCGGCCATCCGGACCATGCTGGAGGTCATTCTGTCGGCGGACGGGCACGACATTGTGGCAGTGCCGGACGGCAAGCTGGCGCTGGACTACCTGAAGGATCACACGCCCGACGCGATGCTGCTGGACGTGAAGATGCCGTTCATGGACGGCTTTGAGATCTGCTCGCGGGTCAAGCGCATCAAGCGGCTGCGGGACTCGCCAGTGCTGCTGCTCACGGGCTTCGATGATGATCAGACGCGCGATCACGCGAAACTGGTGGGCGCGGACGACATCGTCTACAAGCCGCTGTCGGGGAAGAACCTGCGCGGGCGCGTCAGTCAGCTGATCGAGGCGCGACGCCGTTGA